The following are from one region of the Candidatus Eisenbacteria bacterium genome:
- a CDS encoding YggS family pyridoxal phosphate-dependent enzyme, translated as MNGSGSEIRERLAEIRARIAASAARSGRPASAVTLIGASKQVAPEQLSEALAAGLGDLGENRVQEALAKFELLGRVGIQWHLIGPLQRNKIGRALAVFDRLHGVDDLELARAIATRAEAAGRRIAVLIEVNVSGEAGKHGVAPAELESVLEQAAGWPALALDGLMTLARPVERAEDARRDFVRLRELRDRSEERLGIALPQLSMGMSGDFEVAIEEGATMVRIGTALFGGRRIDGAANSG; from the coding sequence GTGAACGGCAGTGGCTCTGAAATCCGGGAACGTCTGGCTGAGATCCGCGCGCGCATCGCGGCCTCCGCGGCTCGTTCGGGCCGACCTGCGAGCGCTGTGACGTTGATCGGCGCCAGCAAGCAGGTCGCTCCCGAGCAGCTCTCCGAGGCGCTCGCCGCCGGGCTTGGCGACCTCGGAGAGAACCGGGTTCAGGAGGCGCTGGCGAAGTTCGAATTGCTGGGGCGCGTTGGAATTCAGTGGCACCTCATCGGGCCCCTGCAGCGCAACAAGATCGGCAGGGCGCTCGCGGTATTCGATCGGCTGCACGGCGTCGACGACCTGGAACTCGCGCGTGCGATCGCGACTCGCGCCGAAGCGGCCGGCCGGCGCATTGCAGTGCTGATCGAAGTGAACGTGAGCGGTGAGGCGGGCAAGCACGGCGTCGCGCCCGCCGAGTTGGAATCGGTGCTCGAGCAGGCGGCCGGCTGGCCGGCGCTCGCGCTCGACGGGCTGATGACGCTCGCGCGTCCGGTCGAGCGCGCCGAGGATGCTCGGCGCGACTTCGTGAGGTTGCGCGAGTTGCGGGATCGCAGTGAGGAGCGGCTCGGTATCGCGCTGCCGCAGCTCTCGATGGGAATGAGCGGAGATTTCGAAGTGGCGATCGAAGAGGGCGCCACGATGGTGCGGATCGGAACCGCGCTGTTCGGCGGCCGTCGAATCGACGGCGCGGCGAACAGCGGCTGA
- a CDS encoding YggT family protein, which produces MFVIGNLLDAVAAVLNIVLNGLMVILVVNALLSWVRPDPDNPIVRFLDRVSDVVCAPIRRMFPTSLSGIDFAPFLAMLGILLIQQFLVRSLSDIAVRMR; this is translated from the coding sequence ATGTTCGTGATCGGCAACCTGCTGGACGCTGTCGCCGCGGTGCTGAACATCGTGCTCAACGGGCTGATGGTGATCCTGGTGGTGAACGCGCTGCTGTCATGGGTGCGCCCCGATCCGGACAACCCGATCGTCCGCTTCCTCGACCGCGTCTCCGACGTGGTATGTGCGCCGATCCGCCGCATGTTCCCGACCAGTCTGTCGGGAATCGACTTCGCACCGTTTCTCGCCATGCTCGGCATCCTGCTGATTCAGCAGTTCCTGGTCCGTTCGCTCAGTGACATCGCCGTGAGGATGCGGTGA